CCAGCGCCTGGTTGAGCTTGCCGAGGCCGCGCGCGAACGCGCCCTTGAAGGACGGGACGTCACCGCCGCCGCCGTTGTCGAACACGATCCCGCCGGGGTTGAGCGCGGCGTTCGTGGTCGAGGCGTTGGCCAGCGCGCGGGCCCGGTCCAGGTACGACCGGTCGCCCGTGGCGCGGTGCAGCTCGGTCAACGCGGCCAGCGGCACGCCCTGGTTGTAGCTCCACGGCGTCTGGCCGTTGTTGCGGCACGTCGACGTGACCAGGCCGTCGTTGACCAGGTTCGAGCCGTTGATCATCCCGCTGCCCTCGAACCACCGCCAGCCGTCCCGGGCCCGCTGCACGTGGGTCGTGTCGCCGGGCAGCCGGTTGTGCAGGGCGGCGTTGAGCTGGACGTAGAGCGAGTTCGCGATCGCGTTCTTGTAGGTCCGGCTGGACGTCCACCAGATGCCGCCGCCGCACACCGCGTCCCAGTACCGGTGGATGTGGTCGGCGCCGACGCGGGCCGTGTCGAGGTAGCGGCGGTCGCCGGTCAGGTCGTAGGCGGCGATCCAGGCCAGGCCCCACCAGGCGACGTCGTCGTTGTACTCGTTGATGAAGTTGCCGTCCCACGCGGTGCGGTTGAGGTCGTACGTGCGGGCGATGGCGTAGCGGTAGGAGCCCATGCCGCTGACCCGCGCGTTGTCGATGATCGCGTTGAGGGCGTTGGCGGCGTTCCACCAGCCCGTGGTGTCGAACAGGCCGGTGCCGAGGTTGTACCGCTGCATCAGCGCGGTGGCCGCGGCGGTGCGGCGGTCCCAGGCGTTCCAGGTGGTGCGGTACCAGCTCGTGCACGCGATGGTCGACGACCCGGTCGGCTGGGCGCAGGCGCGCAGCAGGCCGACGCGCAGGCCGACCCAGTCGTCCACGTTGTGCATGAGCGTGCGCCCGCCCGCGGGGGCCGTGACCTCGCCCAGCTTCGGCTGCCACGTCACGCCGGCGTCGAACGAGCGGTCCAGCCAGACCGCGCCGCCGCCGGAGAGCACCGCCCAGCCCATGGTCTCGGAGCCGTCGAAGTGCAGCTCCACCCGACCGGCGCCGACGGGCAGGGCCTGGGCGACCCGCTCCCCCGCCGAGAGCGCCGGGTCGCGCCCGTCGCAGTGCTGGTTGCAGATCGCGGCGAGGGTGGTCGGCGGGACCGCCGACGGCCGGGTCCGGGACCGGTGCGCGCTGGGTGGCAGGGCGGGGTCCCGGTCGTCGCAGTAGCTGTCGCACGCGACGGGCGCGGGTGGCGGTGGCGGTGCGGTCGCGGACTCGGCGGGAACGACCACAGAGGACAGGAGCAGGGACGCCAGGACGGCGGTGTTCGACAAGACGGTGTTCAGCACGGGACCTCCCCAACGGGAGTGGGTGGCCGACAGGGGTGTGAGAACGCTCTCACACCGAGGTTAGGAGCGGTCGGGACAGCGCGGTATAGACCATCCAGCCGACCCGTGCTGCGACGGGCGGTGACAACCGGGCAGAACCCGCGCGCGGAGGTCGACACCCCGGACATCCTGCCGCGAAGCTCGGACCACCGCCCGCCGCGGGCCTTCCACGTCCGTCCTGAGTGGACCGGTCGGCGCCCGTCGGCGCGGGCCGGGGTCCGTCCACGGGCGGTCAGACCAGCTGGGCGTCCAGGACCTGGGCCGAGAGCACGTGCTGGGTCACCATGGCGGCCGCACCGAGCACGCCCGCCTCCACCCCGACCCGGGACGCGACGATCCGCAGGTTCTCGGTGGCCAGCGGCAGGGAGCGGCGGTACACGGACTCCCGGACACCGGCGAGCAGCATCTCCCCCGCCTGCGCGACCATCCCGCCGACCACGACGAGCGACGGGTTGAACATGCTCACGCACGCCGCCAGCACGTCACCGATGTCGCGACCGGCCTGGCGCACGACCTGGCCCGCCTCGGGGTCGCCCGCCCGCACCAGGCGCACGACGTCCGCGGTGCTCGCGACGCCCACACCGCGCGCCTTCAGCCTGGCCACCAGCGCGGGACCGCCCGCGACCGCTTCGAGGCAGCCCGTGTTGCCGCACCGGCACAGCGCGTCGCCGCCGCCGGGCGCGTAGACGTGGCCCAGGTCGCCCGCCGCGCCGACCGCGCCCCGGTGCAGCACGCCGTTGCTGATGAAGCCCGACCCGATGCCGGTGGCGACCTTCACCACGATCATGTGCCGCTCGTCCGGGAACGCCGTCGCGTGCTCGCCCAGCGCCATCAGGTTGACCTCGTTGTCGACCAGCACCGGCACGCCCAGCTCGGCCCCCACCGCGGCGGGCACGTCGAACCCGTTCCAGCCGGGCATTATCGGCGGGTTGTTCGGCCGGCCGGACGAGTGCTCGACCGGTCCGGGCAGGCCGATGCCCACCCCCGACACGGTCGTCCCGTCCCCCGCGGGCAGCAGGTCGCGCCAAGCCCCGACCAGCAGCGGCAGGATCACCTCCGGCCCGTCGGCGATGTCGAGCCCGACCTCCTCGACCGCCAGCAGCCGGCACTCCAGGTCCGCCACGGCGACGGTGGCGTGGGTCGCGCCGACGTCGGCGGCGAGCACCAGGGAGGCGCGGGGGTTGAACGCGAACAGGCTCGCCGGGCGACCGCCGGTGGACAGGCTGCTGCCGATGTCGAGGATCAGCCCGGCGGCGAGCAGCGAGTCGAGCCGGGCGCGGACGGTGGAGCGGGCCAGGCCGGTCTCCGCCACGATGTCCGCCCGCGTGCGCGGCCTGCCGTCGACCAGCAGGCGCACCAACGCGGAGGGCGAGTCGGCGTCGAAGGGCCGGGCGCGTTCCATCCGCCCAGTCTCCCACCAGAGGGTTCTCGGCCCGTCGCGCGGTTCGCAGGGGT
This genomic window from Saccharothrix sp. HUAS TT1 contains:
- a CDS encoding glycoside hydrolase family 76 protein yields the protein MLNTVLSNTAVLASLLLSSVVVPAESATAPPPPPAPVACDSYCDDRDPALPPSAHRSRTRPSAVPPTTLAAICNQHCDGRDPALSAGERVAQALPVGAGRVELHFDGSETMGWAVLSGGGAVWLDRSFDAGVTWQPKLGEVTAPAGGRTLMHNVDDWVGLRVGLLRACAQPTGSSTIACTSWYRTTWNAWDRRTAAATALMQRYNLGTGLFDTTGWWNAANALNAIIDNARVSGMGSYRYAIARTYDLNRTAWDGNFINEYNDDVAWWGLAWIAAYDLTGDRRYLDTARVGADHIHRYWDAVCGGGIWWTSSRTYKNAIANSLYVQLNAALHNRLPGDTTHVQRARDGWRWFEGSGMINGSNLVNDGLVTSTCRNNGQTPWSYNQGVPLAALTELHRATGDRSYLDRARALANASTTNAALNPGGIVFDNGGGGDVPSFKGAFARGLGKLNQALADRPYTAYLKRQADTAHARDRSSSDSYDQPWAGPFQRSDAARQHSAVDLMNAAG
- a CDS encoding ROK family protein is translated as MERARPFDADSPSALVRLLVDGRPRTRADIVAETGLARSTVRARLDSLLAAGLILDIGSSLSTGGRPASLFAFNPRASLVLAADVGATHATVAVADLECRLLAVEEVGLDIADGPEVILPLLVGAWRDLLPAGDGTTVSGVGIGLPGPVEHSSGRPNNPPIMPGWNGFDVPAAVGAELGVPVLVDNEVNLMALGEHATAFPDERHMIVVKVATGIGSGFISNGVLHRGAVGAAGDLGHVYAPGGGDALCRCGNTGCLEAVAGGPALVARLKARGVGVASTADVVRLVRAGDPEAGQVVRQAGRDIGDVLAACVSMFNPSLVVVGGMVAQAGEMLLAGVRESVYRRSLPLATENLRIVASRVGVEAGVLGAAAMVTQHVLSAQVLDAQLV